One window of the Vulpes vulpes isolate BD-2025 unplaced genomic scaffold, VulVul3 u000000715, whole genome shotgun sequence genome contains the following:
- the LOC140597484 gene encoding olfactory receptor 4Q2-like, which translates to MDENQTEMVRNFVLAGFSQTPSIEAGLFVLFLFFYVSTWVGNVLIMVTVASDNYLNSSPMYFLLGNLSFLDLCYSTVTTPKLLADLLNNEKLIRYDQCIVQLFFLHFVGAAEMFLLTVMAYDRYVAICRPLHYTTIMSRRLCCMLVAASWMGGFVHSTVQMILTIHLPFCGPNHVDNFFCDVPPVIKLACADTFVIELLMVSNSGLISTSSFVVLLSSYSTILVKIRSKEGRQKALATCGSHLMVVTLFFGPCIFIYARPFSTFSVDKMVSVLYNVITPMLNPLIYTLRNKEVKSAMRKLWDRSELTWKKQET; encoded by the coding sequence ATGGATGAAAACCAAACAGAGATGGTGAGAAACTTTGTCCTGGCAGGCTTCTCACAGACCCCATCTATTGAGGCAGGGTTATttgtactatttcttttcttctacgtGTCCACTTGGGTAGGCAATGTGCTCATTATGGTCACAGTGGCCTCTGATAACTATCTGAATTCATCACCCATGTATTTCCTTCTTGGCAACCTCTCTTTCCTGGACTTATGTTATTCAACAGTAACTACCCCTAAGCTTCTGGCTGATCTTCTGAATAATGAGAAGCTCATTCGCTATGACCAATGCATCGTGCAGCTCTTCTTTCTGCATTTTGTAGGGGCAGCTGAGATGTTCCTGCTCACAGTAATGGCCTATGATCGTTATGTTGCAATTTGTCGCCCTCTGCATTATACCACTATTATGAGTCGAagattatgctgtatgttggtaGCTGCCTCCTGGATGGGAGGGTTTGTGCACTCTACTGTCCAGATGATCCTCACTATCCATTTGCCTTTTTGTGGACCAAACCATGTGGACAACTTCTTTTGTGATGTTCCGCCTGTCATCAAACTTGCCTGTGCAGACACATTTGTTATTGAATTGCTAATGGTATCTAACAGTGGGTTGATCTCTACCAGTTCCTTTGTGGTACTGCTTTCTTCCTATTCCACTATCCTGGTCAAGATTCGCTCCAAGGAGGGAAGGCAAAAGGCACTCGCCACCTGTGGCTCCCACCTTATGGTGGTAACACTCTTCTTTGGACCCTGTATTTTCATCTATGCTCGTCCCTTCTCCACATTTTCTGTGGACAAAATGGTGTCTGTACTCTACAATGTTATTACACCCATGCTGAATCCCCTCATCTACACACTTCGGAACAAAGAGGTCAAGTCAGCCATGCGGAAACTGTGGGACAGGAGTGAACTTACTTGGAAAAAGCAGGAGACATAA